Proteins encoded in a region of the Bartonella taylorii genome:
- a CDS encoding Rha family transcriptional regulator — MYSLMKSESNFQNTTIPTMSSREIAELCSKQHKHVMRDIRKLFSELKIDPSNFAGLYKDSTGRTLPCYHLPKRESLIVILGYNTVLRAKIIDYWKKLEEQAANPQIDFSSPEIRAAIMMHLKNKIKQTA; from the coding sequence ATGTATAGTCTTATGAAATCTGAAAGCAATTTTCAAAACACAACAATTCCAACCATGTCTAGTCGTGAAATTGCAGAATTGTGTAGTAAACAACATAAACACGTTATGCGTGATATTCGTAAACTATTTAGCGAACTTAAAATCGACCCGAGTAATTTTGCTGGATTATACAAAGATTCAACAGGTCGTACTCTTCCTTGTTACCATCTTCCTAAACGTGAATCTCTTATTGTTATTTTAGGTTACAACACTGTATTGCGCGCAAAAATCATAGATTATTGGAAAAAATTAGAAGAGCAAGCAGCTAATCCTCAAATCGATTTTTCGAGCCCTGAAATACGAGCAGCTATCATGATGCATCTTAAAAATAAAATTAAACAGACTGCGTAG
- a CDS encoding phage antirepressor Ant, producing the protein MNTLIEIKEQAIDQEIVQTVNARDLHAFLEAKRDFSNWIKDRITRYNFIEGQDFVKTQDLRSPNLASAKSRAVIAINYYLTLDRAKELSMLENNQKGREARLYFIECEKRVKQAVTAQIDYSSPKAMIGFLNYLQGQIDQKDTIIEDLKPKAMALESLQRHNGLFGLTESAKILEMQPKQFILFLQKKGWVYRRAAGGNLLPYQDKIQKKLMDCPTITLQTANGIEKVIPCAKITAKGIGVLSQEIKKQSMH; encoded by the coding sequence ATGAACACTCTCATAGAGATTAAAGAACAAGCCATTGATCAGGAAATAGTTCAGACAGTAAATGCACGTGATCTGCATGCATTCTTAGAGGCAAAACGTGACTTTTCCAATTGGATTAAGGACCGTATTACCAGATACAATTTTATAGAAGGACAAGACTTTGTAAAAACACAAGATTTGCGGTCGCCAAATTTGGCGAGCGCAAAATCTAGGGCTGTTATCGCGATTAACTACTATCTCACACTCGATAGAGCCAAAGAACTTTCTATGCTTGAGAACAATCAGAAAGGGAGAGAAGCCCGTTTATACTTTATCGAATGTGAAAAGCGTGTAAAGCAAGCAGTGACAGCACAAATCGACTATTCAAGTCCAAAGGCTATGATTGGCTTTTTGAATTACCTACAAGGTCAAATAGATCAAAAAGACACCATCATTGAAGATTTAAAACCAAAGGCAATGGCACTTGAAAGCTTACAGCGTCATAATGGACTCTTCGGTCTTACAGAATCCGCTAAAATACTCGAGATGCAACCAAAGCAATTCATTCTCTTCTTACAGAAAAAAGGTTGGGTTTACAGACGAGCAGCAGGTGGAAATTTGCTTCCTTATCAAGACAAAATCCAAAAGAAACTGATGGATTGTCCAACCATCACACTTCAAACCGCAAATGGAATAGAAAAAGTCATTCCTTGCGCAAAAATCACAGCAAAAGGAATTGGTGTGTTGTCTCAAGAGATTAAAAAACAAAGCATGCATTAA
- a CDS encoding lambda exonuclease family protein has protein sequence MEQRTAEWFQARLGKVTASNVYNVISKTAKGLPTNKYEDYKIKLITERLIEGISQSYITPAMQWGIEHEDDALKEYAFIYDAEVTRCGFIQHPTIKMAGASPDGFVGDDGLVEVKCPQSATHLRFFMDGKIKPEYIAQMQFQMACTGRKWCHFISYNPNFVGRSIGLRMKIKRVHRDEEHIEEINKAVEIFLGEIEQEMQKILTKAA, from the coding sequence ATGGAACAAAGAACAGCAGAATGGTTTCAAGCACGCTTGGGTAAAGTCACCGCTTCTAATGTTTACAACGTAATCAGTAAGACAGCTAAAGGATTGCCTACAAACAAATATGAAGACTACAAAATCAAACTCATTACAGAGCGCCTAATAGAAGGAATAAGCCAATCTTATATAACACCAGCTATGCAATGGGGTATTGAACATGAGGATGATGCCTTGAAAGAATATGCATTCATTTATGATGCCGAGGTCACAAGGTGCGGGTTTATCCAACACCCCACAATAAAAATGGCAGGAGCAAGTCCTGATGGATTTGTTGGTGATGACGGTTTAGTTGAAGTTAAATGTCCACAATCGGCCACGCATTTGCGCTTCTTTATGGATGGCAAAATCAAACCTGAATATATCGCACAAATGCAATTCCAAATGGCATGTACAGGACGCAAATGGTGTCATTTCATTAGCTATAATCCAAACTTTGTAGGTAGATCTATTGGTTTGAGAATGAAAATCAAACGCGTCCACCGTGACGAGGAACACATTGAAGAGATTAATAAAGCGGTCGAAATCTTTTTAGGGGAAATAGAACAAGAGATGCAAAAGATTTTGACAAAAGCTGCTTAA
- a CDS encoding helix-turn-helix domain-containing protein gives MGKIAVKQLRKNLNLTLKEMAARLGVNKSTVWRWEKYGVPSRGAVAYLLEALWNEQSPPTLSFVNGSTVCMKPCEQNEMTKLQYEEKNEQHPSHS, from the coding sequence ATGGGAAAAATAGCAGTAAAACAGTTACGTAAAAATCTGAATTTAACTCTGAAAGAAATGGCAGCACGGTTAGGCGTCAACAAGTCAACAGTATGGCGTTGGGAAAAATATGGTGTTCCTTCAAGAGGAGCCGTTGCATATCTTCTCGAAGCGTTATGGAATGAACAATCTCCTCCAACGCTTTCTTTTGTCAACGGTTCCACTGTTTGCATGAAGCCATGTGAACAAAATGAAATGACGAAGCTTCAATATGAAGAAAAGAATGAACAGCACCCTTCACACTCTTAA
- a CDS encoding crossover junction endodeoxyribonuclease RuvC gives MTTNTHTILCLDLGTKTGWAICGADGHITSDTEDFQSRRFEGGGMRYLRFKRWLTDIKQTADRIDAVYFEEVRRHVGTDAAHVYGGLLGHLTAWCEQHQIPYEGIPVGTIKKAATGKGNASKEEMIKAVRTKGHNPKDDNEADALAILYLMKEGGIYVQ, from the coding sequence ATGACCACTAACACACACACTATTCTCTGTCTTGATCTAGGCACCAAAACAGGCTGGGCGATTTGCGGTGCGGATGGTCACATAACAAGCGATACAGAAGATTTTCAATCACGCCGTTTTGAAGGCGGGGGGATGCGTTACTTGCGCTTTAAGAGATGGCTAACAGATATAAAGCAGACCGCAGATAGAATTGATGCGGTGTATTTTGAAGAGGTACGCCGGCATGTGGGTACGGATGCAGCGCATGTGTACGGTGGTTTATTAGGTCACTTAACGGCTTGGTGTGAACAGCATCAGATACCGTATGAGGGCATTCCTGTTGGCACAATTAAGAAGGCAGCAACAGGGAAAGGCAATGCCTCAAAAGAAGAAATGATTAAGGCAGTGCGTACAAAAGGACACAATCCGAAAGACGACAACGAAGCAGATGCTTTGGCAATTTTATATTTAATGAAAGAAGGGGGTATATATGTCCAGTAA
- a CDS encoding SlyX family protein, with the protein MSDENRLIELETKLAYQERLIEELSCVVTDQWKSLDEISKKINILTQRFSNLEERSSS; encoded by the coding sequence ATGTCGGACGAAAATCGGTTAATAGAACTGGAAACGAAGCTAGCGTATCAAGAAAGACTCATTGAGGAACTTTCTTGTGTGGTAACTGATCAATGGAAAAGCTTGGATGAAATATCTAAAAAAATTAATATTTTAACGCAGAGATTTTCAAATTTAGAAGAACGGAGTTCCTCTTAA
- a CDS encoding helix-turn-helix domain-containing protein — MLSNTIDQSARLIKARLARGFRSAKEAARYFGWNYSSYIQHEQGLRGISRASAKYAKAFRISEGWLLTGEGEGPSFPIPATKQTVDEQIINLLQKTTQPDKETILHLLNRLHAEEKK, encoded by the coding sequence ATGCTTAGTAACACGATAGACCAATCTGCTAGATTAATAAAAGCGCGTTTAGCGCGTGGTTTTAGAAGTGCTAAAGAAGCAGCTAGATATTTTGGCTGGAACTACTCTAGCTATATACAGCACGAACAAGGATTAAGAGGAATATCACGGGCATCTGCGAAATATGCAAAAGCATTTAGAATTAGTGAAGGATGGTTATTAACTGGAGAGGGAGAAGGCCCCTCCTTTCCAATTCCTGCCACAAAACAAACTGTTGATGAGCAAATTATTAATCTACTACAAAAAACAACTCAACCAGATAAAGAAACAATTCTTCACCTTTTAAATCGCCTGCATGCAGAAGAAAAAAAATAA
- a CDS encoding amino acid permease, whose translation MLKGKNDELKRSLQNRHIQMIALGGVIGTGLFYGSTEAIQLAGPSTILAYLFGGLIIYFIMRMLGEMSAEEPTSGAFSFFAYKYWGCFAGFITGWNYWFLYVLVSMTELTVIGFYLDHWILFDHWKSSVIVLLVMTLINLFNVRFYGEFEFGCALIKVAAVIGMIVFGIFLIVTGMNGSQASIHYFWKHGGFFPYGAIGVILATSVVMFSFGGTELVGIAAGEAANPQKTIPTAIRQVMWRIIIFYIGSISVIMMISPWNMIGKSGSPFVTIFETVGIPAAGHILNFVVIMAAISVYNSGIYSNSRMLYSLAIQKNAPHIFSKLNAARVPYVAILFSSLCTAIIVIVNFLIPDNSFMRIMALATAAAVITWAIIVIVHLKFRKAHKDKKGSFTYAFGLYPYANYLCLCFLALLFCIMFISGFGQNGLMAQIFAMMGIRAAFIEPYIPVQMPDMSLAVIIIPLWCLLLLLGYKLSDSGRQGNKRD comes from the coding sequence ATGCTTAAGGGCAAAAACGATGAATTGAAGCGTAGCCTTCAAAATCGCCATATTCAAATGATTGCTTTGGGTGGTGTTATTGGGACGGGTCTTTTTTATGGATCAACTGAGGCAATTCAATTAGCTGGTCCTTCAACCATTTTAGCTTATCTTTTTGGGGGGCTTATTATCTATTTTATTATGCGGATGCTTGGTGAAATGTCTGCAGAAGAACCGACTTCAGGTGCTTTTAGTTTTTTTGCATATAAATATTGGGGATGCTTTGCCGGTTTTATAACAGGCTGGAATTATTGGTTTCTTTATGTTCTTGTGAGCATGACTGAACTTACTGTGATTGGATTTTATCTTGATCATTGGATTTTGTTTGATCATTGGAAATCATCCGTCATTGTTCTTTTGGTTATGACGCTAATTAATTTGTTTAATGTGCGTTTTTATGGAGAATTTGAATTTGGTTGCGCTTTGATCAAAGTTGCTGCTGTTATTGGCATGATTGTTTTTGGGATTTTTCTCATTGTAACTGGAATGAATGGTAGTCAAGCGAGTATTCACTATTTTTGGAAACATGGCGGGTTTTTTCCGTATGGGGCAATAGGGGTTATTTTGGCTACTTCTGTAGTGATGTTTTCTTTTGGTGGGACAGAACTTGTTGGTATTGCTGCTGGAGAGGCAGCTAATCCACAAAAAACAATTCCAACGGCTATTCGTCAAGTTATGTGGAGGATTATAATTTTTTATATTGGTTCTATCAGCGTTATTATGATGATAAGCCCATGGAACATGATTGGGAAAAGTGGTAGTCCCTTTGTTACAATTTTTGAGACCGTAGGAATTCCTGCAGCAGGTCATATTTTAAATTTTGTGGTTATTATGGCTGCTATTTCGGTTTATAACAGCGGCATTTATTCCAATAGTCGTATGCTTTATAGTTTAGCTATACAAAAAAATGCACCACATATTTTTAGTAAACTTAATGCTGCTCGTGTTCCTTATGTTGCTATCCTTTTTTCTTCACTCTGTACCGCGATAATCGTCATCGTGAATTTTCTTATTCCTGATAATAGTTTTATGCGGATCATGGCTCTTGCAACAGCAGCAGCGGTTATAACTTGGGCTATTATTGTTATTGTTCATTTAAAATTTCGCAAAGCACATAAGGACAAAAAAGGATCGTTTACTTATGCGTTTGGTTTATATCCTTACGCCAATTATCTTTGCCTTTGCTTTCTTGCTTTATTATTTTGTATTATGTTCATAAGTGGCTTTGGACAAAATGGATTAATGGCTCAAATCTTTGCGATGATGGGAATCAGAGCGGCTTTTATTGAGCCATATATCCCAGTGCAGATGCCTGATATGAGTTTGGCAGTTATTATCATTCCTCTATGGTGCTTACTTTTGCTTTTAGGCTATAAACTCAGCGATAGTGGTAGACAAGGTAATAAAAGGGATTGA
- a CDS encoding ERF family protein: MSEQNNNLIEIEETHHLAVKPTAMERILNRALENDVDMDRLERLIALREKEIERQNYERFASDLSNMQIEYQKIQKNSTNTHTNSQYATLDQYIDAVKKTLAKHRFALFSRIKEQSSDNIIIEMTLTHPSGNKISTEGKFPYDTKGCKSNIQSVGSAITYARRYLLGMLLNVVSEDDDTDGNTPIKKAFPQQINEIRRLVVQTQTEEEKILAYVNVKKLDDMSEGQAQTVLHLLKDKQNKQKVETDSTIQDADIATPHEQGTAV; encoded by the coding sequence ATGAGTGAACAAAATAATAATCTAATAGAAATTGAAGAAACACATCATTTAGCCGTCAAGCCAACTGCTATGGAACGCATTTTAAACAGAGCCTTAGAAAATGACGTCGATATGGACCGTCTCGAGCGTCTCATTGCCTTACGAGAAAAAGAAATAGAACGACAAAACTACGAAAGATTTGCCAGTGATCTTTCGAATATGCAAATAGAATATCAAAAAATACAAAAAAACTCTACAAACACCCATACAAACAGCCAATATGCAACCCTTGACCAGTACATTGATGCTGTAAAGAAGACTCTTGCAAAACACCGCTTTGCTTTGTTTTCTCGTATCAAAGAACAGAGTTCAGACAATATAATTATAGAAATGACTTTGACGCATCCATCTGGGAATAAAATCTCAACAGAAGGAAAGTTCCCTTATGACACTAAAGGATGCAAATCAAATATACAATCGGTTGGTTCTGCCATCACATACGCACGCAGATATCTATTAGGTATGCTTCTTAATGTCGTGAGTGAAGATGATGATACGGATGGGAACACACCTATTAAAAAGGCTTTTCCACAACAGATCAATGAAATCAGAAGACTCGTAGTACAAACCCAAACAGAAGAAGAAAAAATACTTGCTTATGTCAACGTCAAAAAGCTTGACGATATGTCTGAAGGACAAGCACAAACGGTGTTACATCTTTTGAAAGATAAACAAAACAAGCAAAAGGTAGAAACAGATTCTACTATACAAGATGCCGATATAGCAACGCCACACGAACAGGGAACGGCGGTGTGA
- a CDS encoding helix-turn-helix transcriptional regulator produces the protein MIFDDGDRYVTTRECAQLFSVSTTTIRNWVLQGLFPEPYKLGRAVRWRKKEILAFTPKKNKE, from the coding sequence ATGATATTTGATGATGGCGATAGATATGTAACGACACGTGAGTGTGCACAGCTTTTTAGTGTATCCACAACAACGATTCGCAATTGGGTGCTTCAGGGGTTGTTTCCGGAGCCATATAAGCTAGGAAGAGCAGTGAGGTGGAGAAAGAAAGAGATCTTAGCATTCACTCCAAAGAAAAATAAGGAGTAA
- a CDS encoding energy-coupling factor ABC transporter ATP-binding protein, which yields MGIINFDKVTQVFGDLCVLRDITIQLTERRIAVIGANGSGKSTFVRLINGLQLPSNGFVSVDGLDTKRDVKAVMRKVGFVFQNPDNQIVLPLVEEDLSFGLKNLKLSKDEIKKRVDEILQRYDLQSFKNHAVHLLSGGQKQLIAISSVVAMRPDYIVFDEPTTLLDLRNKRRVTQVIEELSQTVIVVSHDLEFLKKFDRILVFEKGEIVVDDVPFVAIKEYIRRMS from the coding sequence TTGGGGATCATAAATTTTGATAAGGTGACACAAGTCTTTGGTGATTTGTGTGTTTTAAGAGATATTACTATACAGCTTACTGAAAGACGAATCGCAGTTATTGGTGCGAATGGTTCTGGAAAGAGTACATTTGTGCGTCTTATTAATGGATTGCAACTTCCATCAAACGGTTTTGTGAGTGTTGATGGGCTTGATACAAAACGCGATGTAAAAGCGGTAATGCGTAAAGTAGGATTTGTTTTCCAAAATCCTGATAATCAGATTGTATTGCCCTTAGTGGAAGAAGATTTATCTTTTGGTCTCAAAAATTTAAAACTTAGTAAGGATGAAATCAAGAAACGTGTGGATGAAATTTTACAGCGTTATGATCTTCAGTCCTTTAAAAATCATGCAGTTCATTTATTAAGTGGTGGACAAAAACAATTGATTGCTATTTCGAGTGTAGTAGCAATGAGACCAGACTATATTGTTTTTGATGAGCCCACAACATTACTTGATTTGCGAAATAAGCGTCGCGTTACACAAGTTATAGAAGAATTATCACAAACGGTAATTGTTGTATCACATGATTTGGAGTTTCTGAAAAAGTTTGATAGAATATTAGTTTTTGAGAAGGGGGAGATAGTTGTTGATGATGTGCCTTTTGTTGCAATCAAAGAATATATAAGAAGAATGTCGTGA
- a CDS encoding dATP/dGTP diphosphohydrolase domain-containing protein, with protein sequence MVFKAHKNDIGKPRVDLIPPLTLLDIGRVLEFGANKYGASNWRHGMNWSRLYGAALRHLLAWFAGEDKDLESGLPHLAHATCCLLFLMECETQQIGCDNRPKRKAEVS encoded by the coding sequence ATGGTTTTTAAAGCACATAAGAATGATATTGGGAAACCGCGTGTTGACCTTATTCCACCACTCACGTTGCTTGATATTGGTCGTGTTTTGGAGTTTGGAGCAAACAAATACGGTGCGAGCAATTGGCGTCATGGCATGAATTGGAGCCGTTTATATGGAGCTGCTTTACGTCATTTATTAGCATGGTTTGCTGGAGAAGATAAGGACCTTGAAAGCGGATTACCACACTTAGCGCATGCAACTTGCTGTCTTCTTTTCTTAATGGAATGCGAAACACAACAGATTGGTTGTGATAACCGTCCAAAAAGAAAGGCGGAAGTATCATGA
- a CDS encoding DUF1376 domain-containing protein — MSSKIPWTRLNTDQWLFKLSDLPPMEVNVYVKLRIRMLHTREPLLNDSRILSHFTCCSVKRFQKALEYLFRSGHIICLEDGRLWSSDVEEELNNSNENLNKFSERAQKAAQAKWAKHHKAKTISDDQDAKHDAKAMLKDAKHDAKHDASNAQAMLNYAINNNNNIYNKKTNTIVLAKKEIGSENLETIDLVQEPTEVHDLESQSDQIEATSENQPSLHEQENVPQKAKRVRNDRGCRIPADFEPDYDFAIAEGLPPERVKVEMAKFRDYWTAKSGKDATKIDWQATWRNWVRKAIDDLEKGKNYGNHSQRQKSVGERIADSILDIGNQGYFEAHSCDDTFERSVCFEGWQPINETAGNDSFRSL; from the coding sequence ATGTCCAGTAAAATACCATGGACGAGACTTAATACAGACCAGTGGCTATTTAAACTCTCTGATTTACCGCCTATGGAAGTCAATGTTTATGTGAAGTTGCGGATAAGAATGTTACACACGCGTGAGCCTCTTTTGAATGATTCACGAATATTATCTCATTTTACTTGTTGTTCAGTAAAAAGATTTCAAAAGGCATTAGAGTATTTATTTAGATCTGGACACATCATTTGTTTAGAAGATGGTCGTTTGTGGAGTTCAGATGTTGAGGAAGAACTCAATAACTCAAACGAAAATTTAAATAAATTTTCAGAGAGAGCACAGAAGGCAGCGCAAGCAAAATGGGCAAAACATCATAAAGCAAAAACAATTAGTGATGATCAAGATGCTAAGCATGATGCTAAAGCAATGCTTAAGGATGCTAAGCATGATGCTAAGCATGACGCTAGCAATGCACAAGCAATGCTTAATTATGCCATTAACAATAACAATAACATATATAATAAAAAAACTAATACTATCGTATTAGCAAAAAAAGAAATTGGTTCTGAAAATTTAGAAACAATCGATTTGGTTCAAGAGCCAACTGAGGTTCATGATCTCGAGAGCCAATCAGATCAAATCGAAGCCACATCAGAAAACCAACCATCCCTTCACGAGCAAGAGAACGTTCCCCAAAAAGCAAAGCGGGTTAGAAATGACCGGGGCTGTCGTATCCCTGCAGATTTTGAACCCGATTACGATTTTGCCATTGCAGAGGGCTTGCCTCCAGAGCGTGTGAAAGTCGAGATGGCAAAATTCCGAGATTACTGGACTGCCAAATCCGGAAAGGATGCAACCAAAATCGATTGGCAAGCAACATGGCGTAACTGGGTACGCAAGGCGATTGATGATTTAGAGAAAGGAAAAAACTATGGAAATCACTCTCAAAGGCAAAAAAGCGTTGGTGAACGCATCGCAGACAGTATCCTTGATATCGGAAATCAAGGGTATTTTGAAGCACATTCATGCGATGATACCTTCGAGCGGTCCGTTTGTTTTGAAGGATGGCAGCCAATTAACGAAACAGCAGGAAACGATAGCTTTAGAAGCTTATGA